The following coding sequences are from one Rathayibacter sp. VKM Ac-2760 window:
- a CDS encoding amidohydrolase family protein translates to MPGKIDVHQHLLPPRYFEALAAAGSLLSGQSQAVAGGTAQWNPWDLSGGTAARQGPRAVGGWLMPEWDPRAAIAMMDEAGIETGMLSVSAPGVHFGDDAAARELARELNDYQAELVRERPDRFGHFAVLPLPDFDGAVAEAVRALDELHADGVLLFSNAHGHYLGDPAYEPLWTELAARSAVVFVHPTAPPIAQLPGLPTALLDFPFDTTRTAVDLVAHGVFDRHPNLRVILSHAGGFLPYAASRFSAAAVFNPGTTPESIQAGLRRFYFDTALSSTPTSLPSLLAFAEPGHVLYGSDFPYAHPEWRARFDQWLETYDGPDAERLGQIDRSAAEQLFPRLAR, encoded by the coding sequence TACTTCGAGGCGTTGGCGGCTGCGGGAAGTCTGCTGTCGGGGCAATCACAGGCCGTCGCCGGCGGGACGGCGCAGTGGAATCCCTGGGATCTGAGCGGCGGGACGGCGGCGCGGCAGGGTCCGCGAGCCGTCGGCGGCTGGCTGATGCCGGAGTGGGATCCTCGAGCGGCGATCGCGATGATGGACGAGGCCGGTATCGAGACGGGAATGCTGTCGGTCAGCGCGCCGGGCGTCCACTTCGGCGACGATGCTGCGGCCCGGGAGCTCGCGCGAGAACTGAACGACTACCAGGCCGAGCTCGTCAGGGAGCGGCCGGACCGCTTCGGTCACTTCGCGGTACTTCCCCTGCCTGATTTCGACGGGGCCGTCGCGGAAGCGGTGCGAGCGCTCGACGAGCTCCACGCCGACGGCGTGCTCCTGTTCTCGAACGCGCACGGACACTACCTCGGCGATCCCGCGTACGAGCCGTTGTGGACGGAGCTCGCCGCGCGCTCGGCCGTCGTGTTCGTGCATCCGACCGCTCCGCCGATCGCGCAACTGCCCGGACTGCCCACTGCGCTGCTGGACTTTCCTTTCGACACCACCCGCACGGCCGTCGACCTCGTCGCACACGGGGTGTTCGACAGGCATCCGAACCTGCGCGTGATCCTCTCGCACGCCGGCGGCTTCCTGCCCTACGCTGCGAGCCGATTCAGCGCCGCAGCGGTGTTCAATCCCGGCACGACGCCGGAGAGCATCCAGGCGGGCCTGCGCAGGTTCTATTTCGACACGGCCCTGTCCTCGACACCCACGTCCTTGCCGTCGCTTCTGGCGTTCGCGGAGCCCGGCCACGTCCTCTACGGCAGCGATTTCCCCTACGCGCATCCGGAGTGGCGGGCACGTTTCGACCAGTGGCTGGAGACCTACGACGGCCCCGACGCGGAGCGACTGGGGCAGATCGACCGCTCCGCCGCGGAACAGCTCTTCCCCCGCTTGGCCCGGTAG